A single Cucumis melo cultivar AY chromosome 4, USDA_Cmelo_AY_1.0, whole genome shotgun sequence DNA region contains:
- the JA gene encoding NAC domain-containing protein 18-like, translated as MENPKSALETDSERPNLPPGFRFHPTDEELVVHYLKKKATSLPLPVAIIAEVDLYKYDPWELPAKASYGEQEWYFFSPRDRKYPNGARPNRAATSGYWKATGTDKPVIASSEGNRKVGVKKALVFYGGKPPKGIKTNWIMHEYRLADNKSGGGNNNKPPGFIIGGKKNSLRLDDWVLCRIYKKNNSNKPGTDHEREDCFDSMVGSIPSSIQINNYNQSMTTTTTATNFSMYSELASLSLPMKRLLQPPSWEEEEYRLADNRSSRKRLQLMNGGGGGDNSIAALLSQLPSLQQPTLQGCIVGDEIFRPAFQLPETNWYS; from the exons ATGGAAAATCCAAAGTCGGCGCTCGAGACCGATTCAGAGCGGCCGAACCTGCCGCCGGGATTCCGGTTCCACCCTACCGATGAGGAGCTGGTGGTTCACTATCTGAAGAAGAAGGCTACTTCTCTCCCCTTGCCGGTGGCCATCATCGCCGAAGTTGACCTCTACAAGTACGATCCTTGGGAGCTTCCAG ctAAGGCTAGCTATGGAGAGCAAGAATGGTACTTTTTCAGTCCAAGAGATCGAAAGTATCCAAACGGAGCACGACCAAATCGGGCAGCAACGTCGGGGTATTGGAAGGCAACTGGAACCGATAAGCCGGTCATAGCTTCGTCGGAAGGGAACCGGAAAGTTGGAGTGAAGAAGGCTTTGGTTTTCTATGGTGGAAAACCTCCAAAAGGAATCAAAACCAATTGGATCATGCATGAATATCGCCTCGCCGATAACAAATCCGGTGGTGGAAACAATAATAAGCCACCAGGATTCATTATCGGCGGTAAGAAAAACTCACTGAGG ctCGATGACTGGGTTTTGTGTCGAATTTATAAAAAGAACAACTCGAACAAACCGGGGACGGATCATGAACGAGAAGATTGCTTTGATTCTATGGTTGGGTCAATACCGTCATCGATACAAATCAATAACTACAATCAATCAATGACGACGACCACAACGGCAACGAACTTTAGTATGTATTCTGAATTAGCCTCTTTGTCGCTTCCAATGAAACGGTTGCTGCAACCCCCATCGTGGGAGGAGGAAGAGTATCGGTTGGCGGACAACCGATCCTCAAGAAAAAGATTACAGTTAATGAACGGAGGTGGTGGCGGAGACAACTCAATCGCGGCTCTGCTCAGCCAGCTACCGTCGCTGCAGCAGCCGACATTGCAAGGTTGTATCGTCGGTGATGAGATTTTCCGGCCGGCATTTCAACTGCCGGAGACAAATTGGTATTCATAA